gggcggggccagcgCCCGCCCCCATAAgagccgcggggcggggcgggggtgaTAGCGGCAGCACTGGGAGCATCGCGGAGGGAGGATGCAGGCAGTGCCCGGGGCGCAGGCGGCCAGGCCGTTCAAGCTGAGGAAGAGTTTCGGTAGGGAGGGCGGCTGCGCGGTGGCGGGCTGCGCGGTGGCGGGGCTGTGCGCACGGGTaatgcttttcctctctcccgCGCAGCCACCCGGCTGGAAGAAGTAGCAGGAATCCGGGCGAAGTTCCCAACAAAAATCCCGGTAAATCTCTTGTTTTGTTATCGGGGGTTATTGCtgctatgtaaaaaaaaaaaaaatgttgggaaCCTCTCTCTAAAATGTGGGAGGGGTGGGGCGTGGATGGTTTAGGTTTTGATAAGTGTGACTCTGATTAAAAACAGGTAATTGTTGAGAGATACCATAAAGAGAAATACCTTCCTCTCTTGGACAAAACCAAGTTTCTTGTTCCCGAGGAGCTGACCATGATGCAGTTCATAACCATCATCAGGTAGGGAGCAAGCACCTGTGggtctgtgctgcagctggggcttGCTGCTGTTCCCTAAGCAGGTATTTTCTAGTGCTGTGCTGGAACAGCTTGCTTGCTTTGGTGGGGAGGAGGATTAAGGTATTAGTAATGCCTTCCCTCTCTTGCAagtgtttaaagaaaatcaacagAGGTTTTCTCAGGtgcattttgaggaaaaaatgtggtctgtgctttctgaattcatagtcttttcttttccacctAACTGTAATGAGTAAGGATTATATTGGGCTCctgttctgctttcttcttgcttgATGAACTTGGTACTTGGGCTCTGTGGTTCTCTTCTGCATATAGCTGTTACTGCCTTGCTCTCTTACTGCACCTTGCTGAATTTGCTCAAGTCCAAAGCAACTTTTAGGTGTGAGTGGAATGAAATGtgcttttaagtttttctttataaaacacTACAGGGAAGAAGACTCCCAAAGTATTTAGTGATGTTCTCTGACAAGGTATGAAAGCTATGTGCTTTCCAGCACACTATTTAAAGTATGGAAAAGATCTTTCTAGATGTTAACTTCAGTAAAAGATGCTTTTGGCTCTTGGATGACTTAGGTCCTGATCCTCGTATGTAACGTCTCTGAGAAGGACTCTTCTTTTGAAGGTAGACTTTAAAATAAGTGTAACAGACTATGCTGGAATCCTTTACTAGCTGTACTGCAGAAGCTTTTGGTTTCTACTCAGCACTTCTCTCTGGTAACTGAGAGCTCAAAGCCCAGGCTCAGTAGTGCTCATGGTCTAACAATGTAAGCCTTTCCTCAGAGCACAAGCCTTTTGGCTTCCAAGCATACAGTTAACTTCCTGCTGATGAAGACATTAAACCACATAATGACTTTACACAGCATTTCTTGTATGTAGTTCATGCAACTGCTCTGCCTAATGTGTTTTATAGACTAAAGTTGAAACCTTCTTAAATTTGCTAATGCTTAATCCTctatttctcctcccttcttcaaTTAGAAGCAGGATGGCTCTAACCGCTACACAAGCTTTTTACCTGCTGGTGAACAACAAAAGCCTAGCCAGTATGTCCTTGACAATGGCAGAAGTGTACAGGGACTACAAAGATGAAGATGGCTTTGTGTATATGACATATGCTTCCCAGGAGATGTTTGGATGTTTACTTGCTGCTCAAAGGAAAATTATGGAATGCCTTCAAGAAACTTAAGGTTGGGTCCATGTGCTGCAGTGAAGCAGTCTGCTATGAATCATGCCTGTGACATGAACCTCGGAGATGCTCCTTCCAATATGAGCTCTTGAGCTCCGTAGTGGGGAGTTATGACCCAAAAGCTGGCAGGACCAGCTTAAGGCAGAAATGCTGGTACACTTTTCCTAGATAATAATttggatatatatttttatatttgaagacactatggggtttttttggaactGCACCTCCGCTTTTTTTGCAATATCAATCTTTGCTATGTAACTGATTTTTAAGGTGTTCTTAA
This region of Nyctibius grandis isolate bNycGra1 chromosome 1, bNycGra1.pri, whole genome shotgun sequence genomic DNA includes:
- the MAP1LC3C gene encoding microtubule-associated proteins 1A/1B light chain 3C; this translates as MQAVPGAQAARPFKLRKSFATRLEEVAGIRAKFPTKIPVIVERYHKEKYLPLLDKTKFLVPEELTMMQFITIIRSRMALTATQAFYLLVNNKSLASMSLTMAEVYRDYKDEDGFVYMTYASQEMFGCLLAAQRKIMECLQET